One part of the Lytechinus pictus isolate F3 Inbred chromosome 3, Lp3.0, whole genome shotgun sequence genome encodes these proteins:
- the LOC129257074 gene encoding procathepsin L-like isoform X1: MHQKLFSQNSNGSMALYQKTMKYLVILLLCAVGALGARVPSRDLDEVWSEWKSKNGKMYGGVEEENNRRKIWEDNLRIIEKHNILHSLGEKTYRLGMNEFGDMTSAEFVATRTMKRLSNRPSVHGSTFLPSEFLKLPKSVDWRTKGYVTPIKDQGACGSCWAFSTVGALEGQHFAQTGKLVSLSEQNLVDCSGAEGNDGCEGGWPAWADGYIKSNGGIDTETGYPYVGQDETCHFRTSDIGATITGFSEIEAESEKSLEKALAQVGPISVCIDASQPSFQLYESGVYNEPDCSSTLLDHCVTAVGYDVTENNQDYYIVKNSWGTTWGQEGYIWMSRNQDNQCGIATNATYPLV; this comes from the exons ATGCATCAAAAATTATTCAGCCAAAATTCGAACGGGAGCATGG CCTTATATCAAAAGACCATGAAGTATCTCGTTATCTTGTTACTCTGTGCGGTTGGCGCCCTTGGTGCCAGAGTTCCATCACGTGACCTGGATGAAGTATGGAGTGAATGGAAGTCGAAGAATGGCAAGATGTACGGAGGCGTAGAAGAGGAAAATAACAGGCGAAAGATCTGGGAGGATAATCTTAGGATCATCGAGAAGCATAACATTTTGCACAGCTTGGGAGAAAAGACATACCGTCTTGGCATGAACGAGTTTGGCGACATG ACAAGTGCAGAATTTGTAGCGACGAGGACCATGAAGAGGTTATCAAATAGGCCATCTGTTCATGGATCTACCTTTCTCCCCTCGGAGTTCCTTAAGCTTCCTAAGTCTGTAGATTGGAGAACAAAGGGATACGTCACGCCAATTAAGGATCAG GGTGCATGTGGATCCTGTTGGGCCTTCAGTACCGTGGGTGCCTTGGAAGGCCAACATTTCGCTCAGACTGGTAAACTGGTGAGCTTGAGCGAACAGAACCTGGTGGATTGCTCTGGTGCTGAAGGTAACGACGGTTGTGAAGGTGGTTGGCCAGCCTGGGCAGATGGATACATCAAGAGTAATGGAGGAATCGACACAGAAACTGGATATCCTTACGTAGGACAG GATGAAACTTGCCACTTCCGAACATCGGACATTGGTGCGACCATAACTGGTTTCTCTGAAATCGAGGCTGAAAGTGAGAAATCACTAGAGAAGGCTCTTGCCCAGGTCGGTCCAATCTCTGTATGTATTGATGCCAGCCAGCCATCCTTCCAGCTTTACGAGTCAG gtgtGTACAACGAGCCTGACTGCTCCTCAACCTTATTGGACCACTGTGTTACAGCTGTGGGATATGATGTCACAGAGAACAACCAAGATTACTACATCGTGAAAAACAG CTGGGGAACGACATGGGGTCAAGAAGGATACATCTGGATGTCACGTAATCAAGATAACCAGTGCGGTATTGCTACAAACGCCACCTACCCATTGGTTTAA
- the LOC129257074 gene encoding procathepsin L-like isoform X2 produces the protein MKYLVILLLCAVGALGARVPSRDLDEVWSEWKSKNGKMYGGVEEENNRRKIWEDNLRIIEKHNILHSLGEKTYRLGMNEFGDMTSAEFVATRTMKRLSNRPSVHGSTFLPSEFLKLPKSVDWRTKGYVTPIKDQGACGSCWAFSTVGALEGQHFAQTGKLVSLSEQNLVDCSGAEGNDGCEGGWPAWADGYIKSNGGIDTETGYPYVGQDETCHFRTSDIGATITGFSEIEAESEKSLEKALAQVGPISVCIDASQPSFQLYESGVYNEPDCSSTLLDHCVTAVGYDVTENNQDYYIVKNSWGTTWGQEGYIWMSRNQDNQCGIATNATYPLV, from the exons ATGAAGTATCTCGTTATCTTGTTACTCTGTGCGGTTGGCGCCCTTGGTGCCAGAGTTCCATCACGTGACCTGGATGAAGTATGGAGTGAATGGAAGTCGAAGAATGGCAAGATGTACGGAGGCGTAGAAGAGGAAAATAACAGGCGAAAGATCTGGGAGGATAATCTTAGGATCATCGAGAAGCATAACATTTTGCACAGCTTGGGAGAAAAGACATACCGTCTTGGCATGAACGAGTTTGGCGACATG ACAAGTGCAGAATTTGTAGCGACGAGGACCATGAAGAGGTTATCAAATAGGCCATCTGTTCATGGATCTACCTTTCTCCCCTCGGAGTTCCTTAAGCTTCCTAAGTCTGTAGATTGGAGAACAAAGGGATACGTCACGCCAATTAAGGATCAG GGTGCATGTGGATCCTGTTGGGCCTTCAGTACCGTGGGTGCCTTGGAAGGCCAACATTTCGCTCAGACTGGTAAACTGGTGAGCTTGAGCGAACAGAACCTGGTGGATTGCTCTGGTGCTGAAGGTAACGACGGTTGTGAAGGTGGTTGGCCAGCCTGGGCAGATGGATACATCAAGAGTAATGGAGGAATCGACACAGAAACTGGATATCCTTACGTAGGACAG GATGAAACTTGCCACTTCCGAACATCGGACATTGGTGCGACCATAACTGGTTTCTCTGAAATCGAGGCTGAAAGTGAGAAATCACTAGAGAAGGCTCTTGCCCAGGTCGGTCCAATCTCTGTATGTATTGATGCCAGCCAGCCATCCTTCCAGCTTTACGAGTCAG gtgtGTACAACGAGCCTGACTGCTCCTCAACCTTATTGGACCACTGTGTTACAGCTGTGGGATATGATGTCACAGAGAACAACCAAGATTACTACATCGTGAAAAACAG CTGGGGAACGACATGGGGTCAAGAAGGATACATCTGGATGTCACGTAATCAAGATAACCAGTGCGGTATTGCTACAAACGCCACCTACCCATTGGTTTAA